The proteins below come from a single Streptomyces sp. B3I8 genomic window:
- a CDS encoding FAD binding domain-containing protein codes for MLLSLPTTVSALQECLAQGAVPVGGATLVWAAWQRDGFPERAVSLRKVPEATVVGREELGAAVLLHQVDDRVPEVLRRAAGSVGTGAVRRTATVGGNIVGSTLRCLLPAALVLDARAHVLAADRAYETDLAELVTKRPLLLALRWRAPLTSGYRKLPGDAGGPPPFVVAAAVHADGDGGCLLRVAVRDGYEVIAESTDCAGSAGTGADTGNAAGTGRRDVLDTLRRTPLGDLPATGWEAVRDQVTETLADAAPGRAG; via the coding sequence GTGCTGTTGTCTCTGCCCACCACCGTGTCCGCGCTGCAGGAATGCCTGGCCCAGGGGGCGGTGCCGGTCGGTGGCGCGACCCTCGTGTGGGCTGCCTGGCAGCGCGACGGCTTCCCCGAACGGGCCGTGTCGCTCCGCAAGGTGCCCGAGGCCACCGTGGTCGGGCGAGAGGAACTCGGCGCGGCCGTCCTGCTGCACCAGGTCGACGACCGGGTGCCCGAGGTGCTGCGCCGGGCGGCCGGCTCGGTGGGCACCGGTGCCGTGCGCCGCACGGCCACGGTCGGCGGCAACATCGTCGGCAGCACCCTGCGCTGCCTGCTGCCCGCCGCGCTCGTCCTGGATGCCCGCGCCCACGTACTGGCGGCCGACCGGGCCTACGAGACCGACCTGGCCGAACTCGTCACCAAGCGGCCTCTGTTGCTCGCCCTGCGCTGGCGTGCCCCGCTCACCAGCGGCTACCGCAAGCTGCCCGGCGACGCGGGCGGACCGCCGCCGTTCGTCGTCGCCGCTGCCGTGCACGCGGACGGCGACGGCGGGTGCCTGCTGCGCGTGGCCGTCCGCGACGGCTACGAGGTGATCGCCGAGAGCACCGACTGCGCCGGCAGTGCCGGCACCGGTGCCGATACCGGCAACGCAGCCGGTACCGGGAGACGGGACGTCCTCGACACACTGCGGCGCACGCCTCTCGGTGACCTGCCCGCCACGGGCTGGGAGGCGGTCCGCGACCAGGTCACCGAGACCCTCGCCGATGCGGCGCCCGGCCGAGCGGGCTGA
- a CDS encoding PRC-barrel domain-containing protein: MFTVTDIREWRGRDVLDASDKKLGTLEAIYVDTTTDEPAFATVRVGAPTRHRLAFVPLAQAQVGPEYIRVAWDKKQVKGAPSIGTDGELLATEEPAVFAHYEFEYRPGATGERRLARR; the protein is encoded by the coding sequence GTGTTCACCGTCACCGACATCCGCGAATGGCGAGGGCGCGACGTCCTCGACGCATCCGACAAGAAGCTCGGCACGCTGGAGGCGATCTACGTGGACACCACCACGGACGAGCCCGCTTTCGCCACCGTGCGCGTGGGGGCGCCCACCCGGCACCGGCTGGCCTTCGTCCCCTTGGCACAGGCACAGGTCGGGCCGGAGTACATACGTGTGGCCTGGGACAAGAAGCAGGTCAAGGGCGCGCCGAGCATCGGCACCGACGGCGAGCTGCTCGCCACCGAGGAGCCCGCCGTGTTCGCCCACTACGAGTTCGAATACCGGCCCGGTGCGACGGGAGAACGGCGGCTGGCCCGGCGCTGA
- the pgm gene encoding phosphoglucomutase (alpha-D-glucose-1,6-bisphosphate-dependent), with product MLHERAGRPAEPEDLIDVARLVTAYYALHPDPAEPGQRVAFGTSGHRGSSLATAFNEDHIAATSQAICEYRTAQGTDGPLFLGADTHALSEPARVTALEVFAANDVTVLVDSADGYTPTPAVSHAILTHNRGRTSRLADGVVVTPSHNPPADGGFKYNPPSGGPAGSDATSWIQDRANEIIAAGLKDVRRLPYTRALAAPGTGRHDFLGAYVADLPNVLDLDAIRAAGVRIGADPLGGASVAYWGRIAEEHRIDLTVVNPLADPTWRFMTLDWDGKIRMDCSSPHAMASLIAQRDRYRIATGNDADADRHGIVTPDAGLMNPNHYLATAISYLYAHRPDWPGDAGVGKTLVSSSMIDRVAADLGRRLVEVPVGFKWFVDGLADGSLGFGGEESAGASFLRRDGSVWTTDKDGILLALLASEITAVTDRTPSEHYAALIARFGEPAYARIDAPATREQKARLGKLSPAQVGADTLAGERVTDVLTEAPGNGAALGGIKVVTESAWFAARPSGTEDVYKVYAESFRGPDHLRQVQQEAQSVVDQALGD from the coding sequence ATGCTGCACGAACGAGCCGGCAGGCCGGCCGAGCCCGAGGACCTGATCGACGTCGCCCGGCTGGTGACCGCGTACTACGCGCTGCACCCCGACCCGGCCGAGCCGGGACAGCGCGTCGCCTTCGGCACGTCCGGACATCGCGGATCGTCCCTGGCGACGGCGTTCAACGAGGACCACATCGCCGCCACCAGCCAGGCCATCTGCGAGTACCGCACGGCACAGGGCACCGACGGCCCGCTGTTCCTCGGAGCCGACACCCACGCCCTGTCCGAGCCCGCCCGGGTCACCGCACTGGAGGTGTTCGCGGCCAACGACGTCACCGTCCTCGTCGACAGCGCCGACGGCTACACCCCCACCCCGGCCGTCTCGCACGCCATCCTCACCCACAACCGGGGCCGCACCTCCCGCCTCGCCGACGGCGTGGTCGTCACCCCCAGCCACAACCCGCCCGCCGACGGCGGCTTCAAGTACAACCCGCCCAGCGGCGGCCCGGCCGGCTCGGACGCCACCTCCTGGATCCAGGACCGGGCCAACGAGATCATCGCGGCCGGACTGAAGGACGTACGGCGCCTCCCCTACACCCGCGCGCTCGCCGCCCCCGGCACCGGCCGCCACGACTTCCTCGGCGCCTACGTCGCCGACCTGCCGAACGTGCTCGACCTCGACGCGATCCGCGCGGCCGGCGTCCGTATCGGCGCCGACCCGCTCGGCGGGGCCTCCGTCGCGTACTGGGGCCGCATCGCCGAGGAGCACCGGATCGACCTCACCGTGGTCAACCCGCTCGCCGACCCCACCTGGCGGTTCATGACGCTGGACTGGGACGGCAAGATCCGCATGGACTGCTCCTCGCCGCACGCCATGGCCTCGCTCATCGCCCAGCGCGACCGCTACCGCATCGCCACGGGCAACGACGCCGACGCCGACCGGCACGGCATCGTCACCCCGGACGCCGGGCTGATGAACCCCAACCACTACCTCGCCACCGCGATCTCCTACCTCTACGCCCATCGCCCCGACTGGCCGGGCGACGCGGGAGTGGGCAAGACACTGGTGTCCTCCAGCATGATCGACCGGGTCGCCGCCGACCTCGGCCGCCGGCTGGTCGAGGTGCCCGTAGGGTTCAAGTGGTTCGTCGACGGACTGGCCGACGGCTCGCTCGGCTTCGGCGGCGAGGAGTCCGCCGGGGCCTCGTTCCTGCGCCGGGACGGTTCCGTCTGGACCACCGACAAGGACGGCATCCTGCTGGCCCTGCTCGCCTCCGAGATCACCGCCGTCACCGACCGCACCCCTTCCGAGCACTACGCCGCGCTCATCGCGCGCTTCGGCGAGCCCGCCTACGCCCGCATCGACGCCCCCGCCACCCGCGAGCAGAAGGCGCGCCTCGGCAAGCTGTCCCCGGCACAGGTCGGCGCCGACACACTCGCCGGGGAACGGGTCACCGATGTCCTCACCGAGGCCCCGGGCAACGGTGCGGCGCTCGGCGGCATCAAGGTCGTCACCGAATCCGCCTGGTTCGCGGCGCGGCCCTCGGGCACGGAGGACGTCTACAAGGTCTACGCGGAGTCCTTCCGCGGCCCGGACCACCTGCGCCAGGTACAGCAGGAGGCCCAGTCGGTGGTCGACCAGGCCCTGGGCGACTGA